In Mycobacterium sp. ITM-2016-00317, the genomic window ATCTCCTCGCCGCGGTAACCGCCGGTGCCGTCCTCCCAGACGATCGGCTCGAACACCAGCAGCATGCCGTCTGGGAAGACGAAGTCGTCATCCCACTTCTGGCCGAGATCCGTTCCGATCATCGGCATCTCGGCCGCGCTCGTTCCGATGCCGTGGCCCAGGTAGAAGTGCGGCAGCCAGGGTTTCTCGCCTCCGGCGGCCGCGGTCGCGGCGCGGCCGAGGTCGCCACAGGTGGCGCCGGCCTTCGTCACCGACAGCACTGCGTCGACGATCCGCGCCCACCGGTCGAACTGGGTCTGCTGCGCCGCGGTCGGATCCTGACCGACGATCCAGGTGCGGCCGTGGTCGGAGCAGTAGCCGTGATAAGCGATGGACACGTCGGTCCACAGCACGTCCCCCTGCGCCAACTCACGCTCGGTGGTCAGCAGGGGCAGCGCGAGATCACCGGTGGTGGTCCAGGCGCCCTCGGCCTTCGATGCGGGCATGACCTGCCAGATCGAATCGAACATGTTCGTGGTGGCGCCGAGTTCGAAGGCACGGCGGACGAACTGGGCCGACAGGTCGATCTGACGAGCGCCGGGCGCCAGCGACCGCTGGATCTCGGCGACGGCCTGCTCGGTGATCTGGCAGGCCCGGCGGACGCACGCGATCTGGTCGATGGTCTTGACCAGTTTCGCCGCGCCGACGACCGGGGCGGCGTCCACGGGCGGGCTGGGGAACAGTGCAGTGCCTGCCCGCCGCATCGCTCCGGTCAGC contains:
- a CDS encoding M24 family metallopeptidase, with product MTASTETGVTQIARTGYTWLDIPAEPDFTRMRREVGARLHAAMTAQGVDALVLLGNGNVMYATGISWPLADAGLSHVERPVAVVLAGDEHPHLFLPFREGAAMESDLPDDHLHGPVYLEFDEGVAEFARILASLVPAGANVATDELTGAMRRAGTALFPSPPVDAAPVVGAAKLVKTIDQIACVRRACQITEQAVAEIQRSLAPGARQIDLSAQFVRRAFELGATTNMFDSIWQVMPASKAEGAWTTTGDLALPLLTTERELAQGDVLWTDVSIAYHGYCSDHGRTWIVGQDPTAAQQTQFDRWARIVDAVLSVTKAGATCGDLGRAATAAAGGEKPWLPHFYLGHGIGTSAAEMPMIGTDLGQKWDDDFVFPDGMLLVFEPIVWEDGTGGYRGEEIVVVTEGGWMPLTSYPYDPYEVSNGS